The following proteins are co-located in the Paenibacillus sp. FSL H8-0079 genome:
- a CDS encoding GNAT family N-acetyltransferase, translating into MSIYYASSKEDITKDALQELFLSVEWESGKYPNELLQAIAGSHSIVTAWEEGKLVGLINALSDGVLTVYFHYMLINPSYQGIGVGKEMMTIMLDRYQGCKTKVLISYPHAVDFYHKFGFDTEDGATPMFISELI; encoded by the coding sequence GTGAGTATTTATTACGCTTCAAGCAAAGAGGATATCACAAAGGATGCACTCCAAGAGTTATTTCTTTCGGTAGAATGGGAGTCTGGGAAGTATCCCAACGAGCTTTTACAAGCAATCGCAGGGTCTCATTCAATTGTTACGGCTTGGGAAGAAGGAAAGCTTGTCGGTTTAATAAATGCTTTGTCAGATGGTGTTTTAACGGTATATTTTCATTATATGCTTATTAATCCGAGTTACCAGGGTATAGGTGTAGGTAAGGAAATGATGACTATTATGCTGGATAGATATCAAGGGTGCAAAACAAAAGTATTAATTTCTTATCCTCATGCAGTGGATTTCTATCATAAATTCGGCTTTGATACAGAGGATGGGGCTACACCCATGTTTATTTCAGAGTTGATATGA
- a CDS encoding NADP-dependent oxidoreductase, whose amino-acid sequence MKAVVINQYGSKEELVEQEVNRPRAEANQVVVKLEATSINPIDWKLREGYLKEMFDWEFPIILGWDLAGVISEIGSNVTKWNVGDRVFSRPETTRFGTYAEYTAVDEHLLAKLPDSISYEEAAAVPLAGLTAWQALFTHGDLKEGETVLIHAGAGGVGIYAIQLAKNAGAHVITTASEKNHELLYSLGADQVIDYKKENFEEILKDIDLVFDTMGGEVAENSYKVLKPNTGKLITIVGEPNHDTAKSHNVSAKGIWLQPDGDQLQRMAELMEEKKIKSIVGETFPFSRQGIYDAHALSETHHAVGKIVITF is encoded by the coding sequence ATGAAAGCAGTTGTGATTAATCAATATGGAAGTAAAGAAGAGTTAGTCGAGCAGGAAGTGAATAGACCAAGGGCAGAAGCCAATCAAGTGGTTGTAAAACTAGAGGCAACATCCATTAATCCAATCGATTGGAAATTAAGAGAGGGTTACTTAAAAGAAATGTTTGATTGGGAATTCCCTATTATCTTAGGTTGGGATTTAGCTGGAGTCATAAGTGAAATTGGTTCAAACGTTACGAAGTGGAACGTTGGGGACCGAGTATTCAGTCGTCCTGAAACAACTCGTTTCGGTACGTATGCTGAGTATACAGCAGTTGATGAGCACCTACTGGCAAAACTACCTGATTCAATCTCATATGAGGAAGCTGCAGCTGTACCTTTAGCTGGTTTAACAGCATGGCAGGCACTGTTTACTCATGGCGATTTAAAAGAAGGTGAAACTGTACTTATTCACGCTGGAGCTGGTGGTGTAGGTATTTATGCCATTCAATTAGCAAAGAATGCCGGCGCTCATGTTATTACAACAGCAAGCGAAAAAAATCATGAACTTCTTTATTCGTTAGGTGCAGATCAGGTCATTGATTACAAAAAGGAGAACTTTGAAGAAATTCTAAAAGATATAGATTTAGTCTTTGACACGATGGGTGGAGAAGTAGCTGAGAATAGCTATAAGGTGCTTAAGCCAAATACCGGAAAACTGATTACTATTGTTGGTGAACCCAATCATGATACCGCTAAGTCTCACAATGTATCAGCGAAGGGGATTTGGCTGCAGCCAGATGGTGATCAATTGCAGAGAATGGCAGAACTGATGGAAGAGAAAAAGATAAAGTCGATTGTAGGGGAAACATTCCCATTCAGTAGGCAGGGTATCTATGATGCACATGCTTTGAGTGAAACCCACCATGCTGTAGGTAAAATTGTCATTACATTTTAA
- a CDS encoding stalk domain-containing protein yields the protein MIKRLKLSIVFVLVMTLFVVSAAQAAPGSQIDEISIIVNDSVVQSDVKPVVHKGTTLIPLRVLEESLGVSLNWNSSTQTITVIKGDALGVLIIGNPTASVKIGDVEEKVALDQPAKIIQNRVMVPVRFIAELFGAKVVWNSTIKTIIISTFPSVVEESQNSTGDEAKGDKGDTGATGPVGAQGASGPAGPQGHVGPQGNSGPAGAQGPAGPQGDPGPAGTSFTSEGFSVTGTTYSINSNTLFSNWNETSPYYGSPTFNPGTGIFTAPDTGRYTIHATVNYKIDAPINVSIGRDIDPVFTVKKNGNIDLIKGYMPFLDVNIALVLTMRTVLGSATVTLTGDVELQAGDQVGLYYEADGLSIGFSTDIVWSIHRLS from the coding sequence GTGATAAAAAGATTGAAATTATCCATTGTATTTGTGCTTGTAATGACGTTGTTTGTGGTTTCTGCTGCTCAGGCGGCTCCAGGCAGCCAAATAGATGAGATCTCTATTATTGTTAATGATAGTGTAGTCCAGAGTGACGTCAAACCCGTTGTCCATAAAGGAACCACACTTATTCCTTTAAGGGTCCTTGAAGAATCGCTCGGTGTGTCTCTTAACTGGAATAGTTCTACACAAACCATAACGGTTATTAAAGGAGATGCATTGGGTGTTCTAATTATCGGAAACCCAACTGCCAGCGTAAAAATCGGTGATGTAGAGGAAAAGGTCGCGCTCGATCAACCTGCTAAGATCATTCAGAACCGGGTTATGGTACCCGTACGTTTTATTGCGGAATTATTCGGAGCAAAAGTAGTATGGAATTCCACCATTAAAACCATCATCATCAGTACTTTTCCATCAGTTGTCGAAGAATCGCAGAATTCTACAGGCGATGAAGCCAAGGGAGATAAAGGCGATACCGGAGCGACTGGACCAGTTGGAGCACAAGGAGCTTCGGGGCCAGCAGGACCACAAGGCCACGTGGGACCGCAAGGAAATTCAGGGCCAGCGGGAGCACAAGGTCCAGCAGGACCGCAAGGAGATCCAGGCCCAGCGGGGACTTCTTTTACCTCGGAAGGATTTTCTGTTACCGGTACGACATACTCAATCAATAGTAACACGCTATTTTCGAATTGGAACGAGACGTCCCCATATTACGGAAGCCCTACGTTTAATCCTGGAACAGGGATATTTACGGCACCGGACACTGGCAGATATACCATACATGCAACTGTTAATTATAAGATTGACGCGCCAATCAATGTAAGCATAGGAAGAGACATTGATCCGGTTTTTACTGTAAAGAAGAATGGCAATATTGATTTAATAAAAGGTTATATGCCTTTCCTTGACGTTAATATAGCGTTAGTTTTAACTATGAGAACTGTACTAGGTAGTGCGACGGTGACGTTAACCGGTGATGTAGAGCTGCAGGCAGGTGATCAAGTCGGGTTATATTACGAAGCTGATGGTCTCTCCATTGGATTCAGTACGGATATAGTATGGTCGATTCATCGGCTATCCTAA